A window of the Verrucomicrobiota bacterium genome harbors these coding sequences:
- a CDS encoding response regulator — protein MPPWTAPFLDPSVIGGIVCSEGRWLGAPTWPPCTDGTFPRSAARRPKVGFTLTFKSSSVKKGTKPPRPACRSHSCIAWNCPDGTERWVRERIQRFHPAFSPEPWLLGVAQDITEARRWSSKRHAAHKAEIMGRVVSGFVHEFDNLLGVVRGHAELISNHPGVGDEIRKHSIQIVGHAGRASGLTRQLTAFGRRQECDARPFELNQAIKESLPSVRRVLPDQCLIELELGLGQPQLFGDPLVLEQVLLSLALHARHELEQGGTLIVQTRFVSDADSGQADWIELFLGTISSSHPKRAVLSEFWSTHEDGARTLSQGDPGLELADQLVSLVQGVVLVNETPGRHVVFRLRLPLTSRSDAPPSGWVLQEDPPATAGSQTILLVEDEEMVLSVQAHGLRRHGYHVLTARTAGEALRIWEAQGDSIDLLLSDIILKGGMHGTALAELLKRSRPELPVLFIKGYPGETLSREFGIQDDGKVLRKPTDLTEVVAYVRRRLGAPG, from the coding sequence ATGCCACCCTGGACGGCGCCCTTTTTGGACCCGTCGGTCATTGGAGGCATAGTCTGCTCGGAGGGCCGGTGGCTTGGTGCGCCAACATGGCCGCCCTGCACGGACGGCACGTTTCCTCGATCAGCCGCACGGAGGCCGAAGGTTGGATTCACGCTGACTTTCAAAAGTTCGTCCGTGAAAAAAGGGACGAAGCCTCCCAGACCGGCCTGCCGCTCTCACTCATGTATTGCCTGGAATTGCCCGGACGGCACGGAACGATGGGTTCGGGAGCGCATCCAGCGCTTTCACCCCGCATTCTCACCGGAGCCGTGGCTCCTCGGCGTGGCCCAGGACATCACCGAAGCCAGGCGATGGTCCTCCAAAAGGCACGCCGCCCACAAAGCCGAGATCATGGGGCGCGTGGTCAGCGGATTTGTCCACGAATTCGATAATTTGCTGGGCGTGGTGCGCGGGCACGCGGAGTTGATCTCGAATCATCCCGGTGTCGGCGATGAAATCCGGAAACATTCCATCCAAATCGTCGGCCACGCCGGGCGCGCCTCGGGGCTGACCCGGCAACTCACCGCGTTTGGACGCCGACAGGAATGCGACGCGCGTCCGTTCGAACTGAATCAAGCCATCAAGGAATCCCTTCCTTCGGTCCGTCGCGTGCTGCCTGATCAATGCCTCATCGAGCTCGAGCTGGGCCTCGGCCAGCCGCAACTTTTTGGGGATCCCCTCGTCCTGGAGCAAGTGCTGCTCTCGCTGGCGTTGCATGCCCGGCATGAGCTGGAACAAGGTGGAACCCTGATCGTTCAAACCCGGTTCGTTTCGGACGCGGACTCGGGCCAGGCGGACTGGATCGAGCTTTTCCTCGGCACGATTTCAAGCTCTCACCCCAAGCGCGCGGTGCTGTCCGAGTTCTGGAGCACCCATGAAGATGGAGCCCGGACGCTCTCGCAAGGAGATCCGGGTTTGGAACTGGCCGACCAGTTGGTCTCCCTCGTTCAAGGCGTTGTCCTCGTGAACGAGACACCCGGCCGGCACGTTGTTTTTCGGCTTCGTTTGCCGCTGACGTCCCGTTCTGACGCCCCACCGAGCGGATGGGTGTTGCAAGAAGACCCGCCTGCCACCGCAGGTTCACAAACGATCCTTTTAGTGGAGGACGAGGAAATGGTGCTTTCCGTCCAAGCTCATGGATTGCGCCGTCACGGATACCATGTCCTTACCGCCCGCACCGCGGGGGAGGCCCTTCGCATTTGGGAAGCCCAGGGTGACTCGATCGATTTACTCTTGTCGGACATCATTCTCAAGGGCGGCATGCACGGCACGGCACTCGCGGAATTGTTGAAGAGGTCAAGGCCGGAGCTCCCCGTACTCTTCATCAAGGGTTATCCGGGTGAAACATTGTCCCGGGAGTTTGGCATTCAGGATGACGGCAAAGTTTTGCGGAAGCCGACCGATCTGACCGAAGTCGTGGCCTACGTGCGCCGCAGGCTGGGCGCCCCTGGCTGA
- a CDS encoding Dabb family protein, with amino-acid sequence MFSHVVIFWTDPNDPQAAEALIAGAEKYLRPIPGVLQFHIGRMVKSPRPVVDQSYQVALNLIFPDKKSQDDYQVHPMHVEFVEKVFKPHCKKVVVYDFE; translated from the coding sequence ATGTTCTCACACGTTGTCATTTTCTGGACCGACCCCAACGATCCCCAAGCCGCTGAAGCCTTGATCGCGGGCGCGGAGAAATACCTCAGGCCCATCCCGGGGGTCCTTCAATTTCACATCGGACGCATGGTCAAGAGCCCACGTCCCGTGGTGGACCAATCTTACCAGGTCGCGTTGAATCTGATTTTTCCGGACAAGAAGTCGCAGGACGATTATCAGGTTCATCCGATGCACGTGGAATTCGTGGAGAAGGTTTTCAAGCCCCACTGCAAGAAGGTTGTCGTTTACGATTTTGAATGA
- a CDS encoding DUF502 domain-containing protein produces the protein MKTGTFAQVRANFFTGLAVLLPAAVSIALVGWLFGTISGFTDNLLFFVPPEWKHAPGNPQAIRWYWSAAALALACALVTGLGAVARFYLGQKLIEFGDAFLLRVPLLNKIYGTLKQVQDAFAGQQSSFQKAVMVEFPRTGIRSLGFVTGTEGRSLGLPGEERWVSVFVPTTPNPTSGFLIFAPESAITPLDLSVAEAIKMIVSLGAVSPEAGGKAQPGAPSLRRT, from the coding sequence ATGAAAACGGGAACGTTCGCGCAGGTGCGCGCCAATTTTTTCACGGGGCTGGCGGTGTTGCTGCCGGCCGCCGTTTCCATCGCCCTGGTCGGATGGCTCTTCGGTACGATCTCAGGCTTCACCGACAATCTCCTGTTCTTCGTGCCGCCCGAGTGGAAGCACGCCCCCGGAAATCCCCAGGCCATCCGATGGTACTGGAGTGCCGCGGCCCTGGCCCTGGCCTGCGCTCTCGTCACCGGACTGGGCGCCGTGGCTCGATTCTACCTGGGACAAAAATTGATCGAGTTTGGGGACGCCTTCCTGCTGCGCGTGCCGCTGCTGAACAAAATCTACGGCACACTCAAGCAGGTGCAGGACGCCTTTGCTGGACAACAATCCTCATTTCAAAAGGCGGTCATGGTTGAATTTCCCCGCACCGGCATTCGATCGCTGGGTTTCGTGACCGGCACCGAGGGACGCTCACTGGGTCTTCCGGGTGAAGAGCGCTGGGTGTCGGTGTTCGTCCCCACCACCCCCAATCCCACGTCGGGATTCCTGATCTTCGCGCCGGAATCCGCCATCACTCCCCTCGATCTTTCGGTGGCGGAAGCCATCAAAATGATCGTCAGCCTGGGCGCGGTAAGTCCCGAGGCCGGCGGCAAGGCTCAGCCAGGGGCGCCCAGCCTGCGGCGCACGTAG